Genomic segment of bacterium:
GTGCACATGCCATCGCATATCTACTGGCGTGTGGGCCGCTACCAGGACGCGCTCGAGATCAACGAGCGCGCGGCAGCCGCGGACGAGGAATTCTTCGCGGTCTGCAGCCCGGGCGCCTTCTACCGTGCCGCCTACTACCCCCACAACATCCATTTCCTCTGGGCGGCAGCCGCGACCGAGGGCCGCAGCCAGATCGCATTGACCTCAGCGCGAAAGCTCGCCGCCAAGACGGCGCCCGCCGTCGCCGAGTTCGCGTTCATGCAGGAATTCATGGCGATCCCCATCTTCACCCTGGCGCGCTTCGGGAAATGGGACGCGATCCTCGGAGAGCCACAGCCGGATACGGTCCACGTCTACCTGTCGGCTGTCTGGCACTACGCACGCGGCCTCGCGCGAGTGCGCACTGGCGACCTGGCCGCCGCGGAGGCAGAGCTCGCGGAGCTCCGCGCCGGTGCTGCCCTACCGGAGAGCGAGGCCCTGATTCTCGCCGGGGGCACGGCCTCGGCCCGCGCCCTGCTCGGAATCGCTACGGCTCATCTGCAAGGCGAGTTGGCTGCGGCATCGGAACGTCATGACGAGGCTGTATCGGCCCTCGAGGACGCAGTCGCCCAACAGGATGCGCTCGTCTACATGGAGCCTCCGCCGTTCTACTTCCCGGTCCGCCAGGCCCTCGGTGCCGTTCTCCTCGAGAAGGGGCGCGTGGCAGAAGCGGCGACGACCTACCGCAGGGATCTGGAGCTGTACCCCTCCAACGGCTGGTCGCGCTTCGGTCTGGCGACCAGCCTGCGGGCACTTGGCGACCCCGCAGCCGACGATGCCGAAGCCGCCTTCCTTTCCGCGTGGGCCCGGGCCGACGTCGAACTCCAGGCGAGCCGCTTCTAGAAGGCATGACCGCTCCCGCCACGCGAACCCTGCTCTTCGAAGGAGATCTCGACTTCGCGAATACGCTCGGGCCGCTCACCATCGGGCGAAGCGATCCGACCTGCGCGATCGGAAGGGACGGTGCCGTGCGGGCCACCCGCACACCCGTCGGCCCGGCGACGCTCCTCGTTCAACGCAAGGAGGAGACGACCCTCAGCCTCGAGGCCTGGGGTGACGGTGCGGAATGGGTTCTCGAGCACGCACGGGACCTGCTCGGGCTCAACGACGAACCGCCCTCCCCCGACGACTTCCCGCAACCGATTCGGAGGCTCGCGAAGCGCCGTCCTGGCATTCGGTTCGCACGCGGACATCGGGTGGTGGAACTTCTCGTGCCGGCCGTATTGCAGCAGAAGGTCTCCAACAAGGAAGCCAAGCGGGCCTTCAGAAACCTGGTCGCGCGCCTGGCCGAACCGGCACCCGGACCCTTCGACGAGTTGCGGCTACCCCTCGGACCGGAGCAGCTTCGAGATCTGACGCCCGCCCTCCTTCCCCCGCTCGGCATCTTGCCGCGCCAGGGCGAGACCCTTCGCAGGATCGGGGAGCGCGCGAGTCGGCTGGAGGAAGCGGGCCAGATGACCGAAGCGGATGCCTTCGCGCGTCTTACGGCCCTGCCTGGGCTCGGCTCGTGGACTGCGTCTTCGGTGATGGGGCGCGGGCTCGGCTTCGCGGACCAGGTGCCGCTCGGCGATTGGAACCTTCCACATCTCGTAGCCTTCCGTCTGGCCGGTGAGGAGCGCGCCGACGATGCGCGCATGATCGAGTTGCTCGAGCCCTTCCGCGGGCATCGTGGCCGGGTGATCCGTTGGCTCCACACCACGGGGAAGAATCGACCGCGACGTGGCCCTCGTATGGCTCTGCGCCCACTGCCGAGGGCCTGAGTCCGGCCGTCAGCCGTCGGCCGCGCCCATGGGGCCTACGTGCCTGCTGGCCCGTCGAATGGGAAGGGCGCTCCCGTAGGTGAAGCATCGCCACGCCCACTCGAGTGGGCCATAGCGATAGTGGCGAAGCCATGCGTTGGCCGCGACCGCCTGCAACGCGAACACGCCGAGTGCCATCGCGAGCCCGGTACTCAACGAGATGCTGCCGCGCAGGCCGAAGCCGATGCCGTAGAAGACCCCGATACCGATCGCGGTCTGCGCCACGTAGGTCGTCAGCGCCATACGGCCCGGTGGCCCGAACCACGCCAGGACGGACCGGCCCTCTCCTCGGCCCCAGGCACTGGCGATGCCAGCAGCCATCGCGATGGCCAGCGAGGGAACCGCGAGCGCGTACAGGAGGTTCGTCCAGACCCCGGCGACCGTCGGAGGATACGTCAGCACGCGAGGCCAGAGGAATGCGAGGCCCAGGTTTCCCAGTAGACCGATGCAGCCGGCCAGCCATGCGAGCCTCCGCAACTCGGTTGACCTCGCGATGACCTGTTCGTGCACACGCCACTTTCCAAGCGCCACGCCTAGCAAGAAGAACGCACCGATCGAGAACAGCCTTCCGTCGTAGAGTGCGAGCAGCCACTTGAGGCGCAAGAACCGCAGGTTGGAAGACAACATCTCTCCCAGGTGGGGGCTGGCGTAGCCCGCCGTCACGCGGCTCAGGTTTCCCATGACGTCGACCCCGCCGCTGCCATCACTGACGGCCGAGCCCCCCAGCGAAGTCAGGCCGTCCGCGGCGAGCCACATCACCACGCCCCATGCGGCGCGGAGCGCGAACAACCCGAGCGCCCAGCCCGCGATCCAGCGGGGCGAGCGATCTGCCAACGGAATCAAGAGAAAACCGAGCAGCGCATAGGTGAGCAGGATGTCTCCGTGCCAGAACACGCTGTGCACGACCCCGAGCGCGAGCAGACCGAGCTGACGACGGCCGAACAGCGCTGCGAAGCCCACGCCACGGGCTCTGGCCCGCGCATGTTGGATCGCGAAGCCGAAACCGAACAGAAGCGAGAAGAGCGAGTAGAACTTGCCCCGGACCAGCACCTCCCGGATGTACTGGAGAATGACGTCCGCTCCCGGGTCGAGCCGGGCCTGATCAGCTGCGGAGAGGTAGTCCCAACCGGAAAAGCCGGGCACGTGAGCAACGAAGATGCCGAGCAACGCGAAACCGCGAAGAACATCGAGGATCTCGGCGCGCTCGGCAGGCTGCGTCGCTTCCGCCGTCACGGCGCGAGGGTTCCTCGCACCAACGAGCGGACCTCCCCGCCCCAGGCACGCCTGGCTTCGCTGTCAGAACGTTCGGGCTCCTGACTCGTGAGCAACGAGCCACGGGTCGCAGGGCGCAGGATGATCGCGCCCATGGCGGCAATGAACGCATCCGGCCAGGCGATGTCCCGGATCTCTCCGGCGCGACGGGCGCGGCCGACGAGTTCTGCGATCTGGCTATAGACGTTTCCGGAGGGCTGCCCGACGGCGTCGATGGGAAGTGAGACATCGAAGCCCGTCGCAGTGTCCACGGGTGAGAGCACCCAGAAGAGGACGAGGCGCGCCGCATCCGGATGATCCCAGAAGTACAACGCTGCCGTCGAAACCACCTGGACCACCCCATCGAGCGTTGCCGACTCACGCGACACGGTTGGCAGGAGCCGGGCCGCGAGTCCGGCCATCGCCCGCTGGAGAACCTCGCGGGCGAGGTCGTTCTTGCTGTCGAAATGGCGGTAGAGGCTCGAGTTGTCGAGCCCGGCTGCCTCGCCAATGGCTCGCATGGTGACCGGAGCGAAGTTGCGGGCGGCGAACAGCCCGGTCGCCGCATCCAGGATGCGTTCTCGGGACTGCTCGCCCCTGCGCGGGAGTTCCTCCAGGGCTTGTATCTGAATCATTCATCAAATATTGCAAGCAAGCGCTTGCTTTGTCAAATTGCACGAGTGATTTCTAGTATCTCGGGATGCCCAACCAATTGGTTTTGCTGAGCAAATGCTCGGTGATGACCGGCTCGGATCGCCCGCCGGACCAGCTACTTCGGGCGGGCGGACACCGGCCGGGCGCGCTCCCCTACCAGCGGCTTCACGTCGGCCCAGATCCGCTCGGCGATCTCCGGCGCCAGGGTCTCGAGGCGCTCCTGCACCAGATCGCGCACGCTTCGCCGGCAGGTCTCCCGGCCCTCATCGACGATTCGCCCGAAACGCTCCTGGCGGAGCAACCCGCGAACCGCAACGCCTGGCAGCGAGACCCGCTTCACGGCCGAAACCGCCCGATCGCGGCCGAGCCAGTAGATGCCCCCGGCGCTGATCAGACCAGCAAGCGCACCCACGAGAAAGCCAACGGGGCCCGTCGTGTGGAGCAGACCGACGATGACGGCGGTGCCGAGGACCTTGCCGAAACCTCCGCTCACGGCTCCGACGCCCAGCGCCACGCCGGCCGAAACCGCCGAAGCCACCACATCCGCCAGGTGCTTACCGACTCGGTTGCCGACATCGCGAGCCGACGTACCGGAACGCTCGGCGACTTCGCCGCCGGAGAGCGCCCCCGGCGAGGCCGCAACCGGCCGGTCGAGTCCCAGACGCTCCGCCACCGCCCGTGCGAGCTCCGTCTCGAATTCCGTTCGCGCGTCCTCCAGAAAGCCCTCGATCTCTACCTGGAAGCTGCGCGCCAGCTCTTCGACATCGGTCTCCAGATCAGCGAGCCGGCCGCCTTCCTCGCGGAAGCGTTGGAGCCGCGGCACGACCCTCTCGTCGTAGAGCGTCTCCGAAACGTGGCGGCCCACCTGGTCGGCGAAGCGACGGCTCTGCTGCTCCACATCGTGTTGGATCCGGTCGACGACCTGGTCGAGCTGCCGCGAGAGCGCCGAGCTGAGCAGGGCCTTGGTGTAGTCGTCTTCGAGGCCGAGATCGATCTCCGCGCCGATGCGGCCAAGTCGCCAGGTGGCATACGCCGCGAGCAGGAGCCGCGGAATACCGATCCACAGCAGGGCAGAGACGGAGAACAACAGGATCCAGGGCGCCGCGTCCACACCGTCGGGCCCCATCATGGCGCGCACGCCGGGCTCACCGGGAAGCGTTTGACCGAGGATCCTGGCCGCCGGCCCGAGCACGAGATCCAGCAGACGGGCGGCACCCTCGGGCTCGCGGAGAAACGTGCTGCGCCAGACGACGTGGTAGTCGAAGAAGAGCCCGCGGACGAGCGTTCCCGCCACCGCACCGGCCGCCACACCGATGGCGATCAGATGCAGGATCCGACGCGTGCTCCACTCGAAGACCGTCGTCGCGCGCTCGGTCCAATGCCGCCAGAAGCCACGGGCCACATCCCGCAGCACCCGCCCTTGCTCCTGGGCCTCGAATCGCCCGCGCTGCAGGAAGAGCCACAAGGCGGGTACGGCCCGCCGAACCAACCGGACGCGCCACGAGGAACGATCCGGCAGATGGCTGCGACGACGCCGCGGGCGTTCGCTTTTCTGCCGGTCTCCGAACTCGAAGGGAACCAGGCGCAACCAGCGGCCAACACCGCCGAATGCGAGCAGTAGATAGGCCAGCAGGTTCCAGACGATCAGCGCGACGATCGGATTCGCGATGGCGTGAATCCGTTCGACCGGACCAAACGAGTTGGTCAGGACACCGACCACGAACGCGACGACCAACAGCAATGGGCCTGCCACCAACCCGGCCCTTGGCATGGCGAGCAGGGGATGGAAGCGGGCGAGGGCATGATCACATAGCCAGGCGGCGCGCCGGGCCAGCCAGAGGCGCGGCTCCTGGGGCGCACCCGCCGCCTCCAGCGCATCGATCAGCAGCCCGGGCTCGATCGCCTCGGGGTGCTCCTCCTCCACGGCCCGCACCAGGAGGATCTCGGCAACTGCCTCGGGCCTCATGGCAGGAGAGCATAGACGCAGAGGAGAAAGGCCGCGCCCCGGGCTCCCATCTGGCCTGGTCCATCCAGCCAATTCCAGGGCATCCGGGCTCCAGTCAGTCCTTCTTCGGAATCAACAAGAGCGCCTCGTCGGGAGCAAGCATTCCCGGGGATTCCCCGAAACCCTCGTTCGTGCGTTGGCTCGAGAGCTCAACCCGCAATGCCCCCTCGTATTGAAGCCGTTGGGGCTGATCGCTGAAGTTGATCGCGAGATAGCAGAAATCCCCAGCCAGCTCGCGTTTCCAGAAGAGAATGCCCTTGGACGAAGGCATCCATTCGAAGCTGCCACTTCGTAGCGAAGCATGATTCCGTCGTGCAGCCAGAAGGGAGCGGTAGAGCTGCAAGATCGAAGTATCGGAGGCTTGCTGCACCTCGGGGTTTCGTTCGCCTCGATCGGGGGGCCAGGGCAACCAATTGTCGTGCTGCTTCCAGCCGTAGGGTGGTTCTGCGCTCCAAGGGATGGGGGCGCGGCAACCGTCGCGGCCACCGGGATCGACGCGGGCGTCGATCGGAACCTCGGCATCTTCGAGTCCCAGTTCTTCGCCGGCATAGAGGAAGGGCGTTCCGGGTAGAGCCAGCAACAAGAACGCCGCAGCACGCGCGCGATGCTCACTACCTCCATAACGAGTTCGGTGACGCGGTTGATCGTGGTTGGACAGCGCCCAGGTGGGCCAATGACCTTGCTGCAAGAAAAGCGTATTCACTTCGTCAATGCGTTCCCGCCAGGCAACAGCATCCCAACTGGTGAATAGAGGCAGAAAGTTGAAGCACATCTGCAGTTCATCGTCTTGCCCGTAGTACGCTGCCACCTGCCTGGCGTTCAGCAGGAATACTTCGCCCACCATGACACGATCGCCCGGATACGATTCGAGTAGTGATCGAATGCTTTGCAGGTGCTGATGAGTGCTCTCGTGATCATTCAAGGCACAGTACGGAATCTTGGCTACCGCCTGGGGTACATCCGGAAGGGCGGGGTCCTTCCCGATGCAATGGATGACGTCCATTCGAAAACCGTCAACACCGAGATCGAGCCAATAGCGTAGGGTGTCCATCATTTCCGCTACGAGTTCTGGGTTGCTCCAGTTGAGATCCGGTTGCTCTGCCAGAAACAGGTGGAGATACCATTGCTGGCTATGGGCATCCCAAGTCCAGGCCGGACGGTCGGAAAAAGCAGCTCGCCAGTTGTTGGGTGGCTGATCTGGCGAACCGTCACGCCAGACATACCAACCGCGGCATCGCGAATTGCGATCCTTTCTTGCATCGATGAACCACGGGTGCTGATCGCTACTGTGGTTGGGCACCCAATCGATGATGATCCGCAAACCGCGTGCGTGGGCATCGTTGATGAGTTGCCGAAAGCTGTCTCCGTTTCCAAAAAGGGGATCGACTCCGCAATAGTCGGAAACGTCATAGCCATAGTCGCGCATCGGGGACGAGAAGAAGGGAGAAATCCACAAGGCGTCGACGCCCAACCAATGCAGATAGTCGAGCTTCGAACGAATTCCTTCCAGATCGCCGATGCCGTTGCCGCTCGTGTCACAGAAACTGCGCGGGTAGATCTGGTAGAAGACAGCCTCTTTCCACCACGGGTTCTTCATGTCTCTCTCTTCCACTGCGCGCGTTCTCGATCCACCATCCACGCGGATCGTGTTGAACCAGGCCCAAAGTGGGCGCGGCAGATAGCATCGGTTCTACCGCCCCAAGGACTCGAACTGATAGATGGCGATGCCTCCCGACTCGAGGCCGCCCTCACCTGAGACGGACCGAGCGTCGCCTGCGACCTCGACCGCCATGGTTCGGCGCAGAAGGGGGCTGAGCAGCGACCCGAGCTTCTGGCCGTCAGATACCAGGGACACTCGTCCGGCGTAGACACGACCCTCGATGCGGATCCTCACCGAGGGATCCTCCTGGAGTCGGTCCTCGAGACCGGTCCCGAAAAGGCGGGGCAAGAGAATGAAGAGTTCGCCATCGAGGACCATGAACCAGGTGCTTCTGGAGTACGGCAGCCAGCGGGCACGACTCTCGACATCCACGTATTGGGTCGAGCCGATCATGCTCCAATCCGGGATCGGCTCGGTCATCACCTCGCCGCGCAATGCACCGCCAGGGATGATTCTCACCGGGCCACCGGCGAGAAGCCGGGCCCAGATGAAGAAACCCATTCCGAGCACGAGCAGGACCATCAAACCCCGCCGAGCGAGTCGACCCCAAGCTCGGCCGGTCACGCTTCCCCCTCGCCCAGCGATTCGATCCGGAAGTACCAGACCTCGATGTGGTCGTCGCCCTCGGCCGGCGGGTCAAGCAACGCGCGGACCTCGTCGAACTCCAACCCGAGGTACTTTCGAATCAGGGAACGCGCGGCTCGCTCGGCCTCCAGCGGATCGAGCACGCGGACAGCGCGGCCATGATAGATGCGATCGTCGACGCCAATCCGAACGTGGGGGTCGCGACCGATGTTCTTCACCCAGCTCTTGCGATAGCCCTGACGCGATGGCACGTAGAGATGAGGGCCGTCGGTCATTGCCATGACTGTGACCGAGTGGTCGATCCAGTCGCCGCGGGTTTCGATCGCCACGGTGACATCGTCGTCGGTGAAGTGCCAGTCTGCGACGGGCCGCGTCACCACGTCGCCGGCCAACGGACCACCGGGGATGACTCCGAGCGGACCTTGGGGCCCACAGGCCAAACCAGCACTCATCACCAAGCCAACCTTGAAGAGCCGTATCCAGGACGACATGGGTCATTGGCTCGCGACGGAGATACGGTTCAACTCGTCGACGGCTGAGAGCGTGTCACCCACGGAGACGTAGTCGACCGCCACGAAGTTCGGCAATTGCTGACGCTCGGCCCAGCAATCGAGGGCGTGGTCCAGAACCACATCCTCCGGGTCGGCGAGTGCCGCCAGGTCGGCTTGTCCCGTGAACTGACCATTGAGAAAGTGATTCACGATGAAGAGATCATTCGAAGTGCTTCCGCGTCCGATCGAACAATCGAAATCCGCCAGGACCGTGTTCGAGAAAGGCGTGTCCCAGCCGTGCTGGCCCCACATGTAGTGGTAGAAAGGGATCGCGGGGTCGAAGGCGTCCTGATTGAACACGATCAACCGGGTGTTGGCAGCAACGAGTTCGCCGAGGGTCGGCCAGTTCGTGCCGGGCGTGTGAGCGTAGGGACGCAGTTCGGGCGAGGCTGGCAACAACCCAGCGGCTGTGAAGGCCGCCTCGAGTTCGGCGGGCGTGATGTCCGGTCCCACCCGCGGGATGAACTCATCAGGTGGGTCGATGTGCTCGAAGAGGAGCACCACCACCTCTCCGGGGCGCGAATCGAGGAAGCTCTTCAGTTCGATCAGCGCTTCTACCAGATCCCGAGAGCCGAAAAGTCCAGGGCAGATGGTGTGGCAGAGATGCAGGGTCTCGCCTCCAGGAACGTCGGGATCGTCCCAGCGCATCACATCGAGCATCAGTCCTCGATAACCGGTTTCGAGCTGGGCCAGCGTGGTGATGTAATGATTGGCCGACAAATTCTCCTGGTAGCCGGCATCGACCGAGGAATAGGAGTTGTGTGCAGTGGCGAAGACCACGTCGTCCACGCGCTGATCGCATAGCTCAACAAACTCGTTGCAGACGGGATTTCCAACATTCTGCTGCACGGCGACCAGATCGTCCGCAGTGATGCTTCCGTCGCGGTCGACGTCGGCTGAGGCACAGCCGGCCGATTGAGCCGGGTCGATGCCCTGGCACGACGTGACGAGAGCCACATCAGCGGAGCTGACGAGGCCGTCGCCGTCGGCGTCCACACGCAGGAGCCCCGGCGGAGGATCGCAGCTGGTGGGGCCGAGCCCCCCGAGGCTGGAGAGGACGAGCAGGAACAGGAGCATGAATCTTCGGGAACAGGCCACTGTGGGACGGTAACACGGTGGTTCCACACAACAGAACTCGGAACTTTCAAAGGGTTTCAATCGAGAGCACTGAAACGGCCGTCTTCCAGGAGGCCCGGGAGCGACGAAGCCACGCAGATCACCCTGAAATCGTCGAAAAGGCAATCTCCCCCACCGGCCTCAAGACCTCCCCTCGGGATTCCGATGGGACTGGAACGTCCCGTAAGCAGCGGAACGTACATGGCCCATCTGAGGGGGGGGGCGGTGAAGCATCCTTGGATCGCGGTCGCGATCTTGGCACTGACGTTCTCAGCCGCGCCCAGCCGAGCCGATGAGTCACCGGCGTCGGAGGTCGATCGCCTGCGCGAGGTGGTCGACGCACAGCAACGAAGCATCGAGGAGCTTCGAATCGCAGTCGCTGATCTTTCGTCCCGCGGTGTTGAGCCCGAGGCAACCTCGCTGGATCGCCGCACGAACCGGCTGGAACGCCTGGTCGGCAACACGCGTGTCGGGGGCTGGCTCGATTTCCGCTACGGCGACTCCACGAAGCGGAACTCGGACCCCGAGTTCGACATCCACCATCTCTACCTCTATTTCGACAGTCGTATCGACGAGCATTGGAGTTCTTTCGCCGAACTGGAATTCGAGCACTCGCCGATCTTCGACGATGGCGACGGCCAGGGCGAAATCAAACTCGAACGTCTCTACATCCAATACCGGCATGACGAGCGCCTCGCTCTCCAGCTCGG
This window contains:
- a CDS encoding DNA-3-methyladenine glycosylase 2 family protein; translation: MTAPATRTLLFEGDLDFANTLGPLTIGRSDPTCAIGRDGAVRATRTPVGPATLLVQRKEETTLSLEAWGDGAEWVLEHARDLLGLNDEPPSPDDFPQPIRRLAKRRPGIRFARGHRVVELLVPAVLQQKVSNKEAKRAFRNLVARLAEPAPGPFDELRLPLGPEQLRDLTPALLPPLGILPRQGETLRRIGERASRLEEAGQMTEADAFARLTALPGLGSWTASSVMGRGLGFADQVPLGDWNLPHLVAFRLAGEERADDARMIELLEPFRGHRGRVIRWLHTTGKNRPRRGPRMALRPLPRA
- a CDS encoding DUF418 domain-containing protein encodes the protein MTAEATQPAERAEILDVLRGFALLGIFVAHVPGFSGWDYLSAADQARLDPGADVILQYIREVLVRGKFYSLFSLLFGFGFAIQHARARARGVGFAALFGRRQLGLLALGVVHSVFWHGDILLTYALLGFLLIPLADRSPRWIAGWALGLFALRAAWGVVMWLAADGLTSLGGSAVSDGSGGVDVMGNLSRVTAGYASPHLGEMLSSNLRFLRLKWLLALYDGRLFSIGAFFLLGVALGKWRVHEQVIARSTELRRLAWLAGCIGLLGNLGLAFLWPRVLTYPPTVAGVWTNLLYALAVPSLAIAMAAGIASAWGRGEGRSVLAWFGPPGRMALTTYVAQTAIGIGVFYGIGFGLRGSISLSTGLAMALGVFALQAVAANAWLRHYRYGPLEWAWRCFTYGSALPIRRASRHVGPMGAADG
- a CDS encoding TetR/AcrR family transcriptional regulator — encoded protein: MIQIQALEELPRRGEQSRERILDAATGLFAARNFAPVTMRAIGEAAGLDNSSLYRHFDSKNDLAREVLQRAMAGLAARLLPTVSRESATLDGVVQVVSTAALYFWDHPDAARLVLFWVLSPVDTATGFDVSLPIDAVGQPSGNVYSQIAELVGRARRAGEIRDIAWPDAFIAAMGAIILRPATRGSLLTSQEPERSDSEARRAWGGEVRSLVRGTLAP
- a CDS encoding DUF2868 domain-containing protein, whose amino-acid sequence is MRPEAVAEILLVRAVEEEHPEAIEPGLLIDALEAAGAPQEPRLWLARRAAWLCDHALARFHPLLAMPRAGLVAGPLLLVVAFVVGVLTNSFGPVERIHAIANPIVALIVWNLLAYLLLAFGGVGRWLRLVPFEFGDRQKSERPRRRRSHLPDRSSWRVRLVRRAVPALWLFLQRGRFEAQEQGRVLRDVARGFWRHWTERATTVFEWSTRRILHLIAIGVAAGAVAGTLVRGLFFDYHVVWRSTFLREPEGAARLLDLVLGPAARILGQTLPGEPGVRAMMGPDGVDAAPWILLFSVSALLWIGIPRLLLAAYATWRLGRIGAEIDLGLEDDYTKALLSSALSRQLDQVVDRIQHDVEQQSRRFADQVGRHVSETLYDERVVPRLQRFREEGGRLADLETDVEELARSFQVEIEGFLEDARTEFETELARAVAERLGLDRPVAASPGALSGGEVAERSGTSARDVGNRVGKHLADVVASAVSAGVALGVGAVSGGFGKVLGTAVIVGLLHTTGPVGFLVGALAGLISAGGIYWLGRDRAVSAVKRVSLPGVAVRGLLRQERFGRIVDEGRETCRRSVRDLVQERLETLAPEIAERIWADVKPLVGERARPVSARPK
- a CDS encoding DUF3459 domain-containing protein produces the protein MKNPWWKEAVFYQIYPRSFCDTSGNGIGDLEGIRSKLDYLHWLGVDALWISPFFSSPMRDYGYDVSDYCGVDPLFGNGDSFRQLINDAHARGLRIIIDWVPNHSSDQHPWFIDARKDRNSRCRGWYVWRDGSPDQPPNNWRAAFSDRPAWTWDAHSQQWYLHLFLAEQPDLNWSNPELVAEMMDTLRYWLDLGVDGFRMDVIHCIGKDPALPDVPQAVAKIPYCALNDHESTHQHLQSIRSLLESYPGDRVMVGEVFLLNARQVAAYYGQDDELQMCFNFLPLFTSWDAVAWRERIDEVNTLFLQQGHWPTWALSNHDQPRHRTRYGGSEHRARAAAFLLLALPGTPFLYAGEELGLEDAEVPIDARVDPGGRDGCRAPIPWSAEPPYGWKQHDNWLPWPPDRGERNPEVQQASDTSILQLYRSLLAARRNHASLRSGSFEWMPSSKGILFWKRELAGDFCYLAINFSDQPQRLQYEGALRVELSSQRTNEGFGESPGMLAPDEALLLIPKKD